TTTTGGTCGGCACTAATCAGACCTTGAACAAGGCCTTAGATCCGATCTTCCAGTTCCTCCGCATGATTGCTCCCCTGGCCTGGGTGCCTATCACCCTAATTGCCCTGCCAAATGTGCAGATGGCGGCTATCTTCGTTATCTTCATCACAGCGATCTGGCCGATCTTGATCAACACGACGGTGGGCGTGCAGCAGATTCCCCAGGACTACAAAAACGTGGCTCAGGTGCTGCAAATCTCTCCGCGCAAGTACTTTTTCAAGATTTTGATTCCGTCTGCGCTGCCCTACATTTTTACCGGCCTGAGAATTGCCATCGGTTTAGCCTGGCTGGCCATTATTGCGGCTGAAATTGTGATGTCTGGTGTTGTGGGAATCGGTTTCTTTATCTGGGATGCCTATCAGCAGAACTACGTTAGCGAAGTGATTCTCGCGGTGTTTTACATCGGCGCTGTGGGATTATTACTCGACCGCGGTATGGCCTATCTCCAGAACTGGATTCTGCCTGCTGAACCCAAATAGAAATTGACCTCATTTTGTGACCTCAGGACATCGGGAGAGAAACCATGGCTGTACTCGTTGCAGTGGATCAAATCGATAAGGTGTTTCCCCTCAGTGGTGGGGAAGAATACATTGCCCTCAAGGGAATTGATCTGGAGATTAGAAAGGGAGAGTTTGTCTCTCTAATCGGGCACTCGGGCTGCGGTAAGTCCACGCTGCTGAATATGATTGCTGGGTTGGATTTGCCCAGTGAGGGCGTGGTGACCCTAGAAGGCCAGCGGATTAGCCGGCCTGGGCCAGACCGCATGGTGGTGTTTCAAAACTATTCGCTGCTGCCCTGGATGACGGTGCGGCAAAACATTGCCCTCGCGGTGGATGAGGTGATGCGAGACTTGCCTGCGGGTGAGCGGCGATCGATCATTGAGCAGCACATTGATATGGTTGGGCTGCGCCCCCACGCTGATAAATTGCCCGCTATGCTGTCGGGCGGACAAAAGCAGCGGGTTGCGATCGCCCGGGCCTTGGCTACTCGCCCTAAACTGCTGCTGCTAGACGAGCCCTTCGGCGCTCTGGACGCCTTGACCCGAGGCAATCTGCAAGAGCAGCTGATGCGCATCTGCGAGGAAAACCAGGTCACGGCAGTGATGGTAACCCACGATGTCGATGAGGCCGTCTTGCTCTCCGATCGCATCGTAATGCTGACGAACGGTCCAGGCTCCCAGATTGGCCGCATTCTAGAGGTTGATATTCCCCGCCCCCGCAAGCGCCTGGACGTGGTCGAGCACCCCAGCTACTACAGCTTGCGCAGCGAGATGATCTACTTTCTCAATCAGCAAAAGCAGGTCAAAAAGCTGCGGGCACGCAAGGCGGCAGTTGTCGCGCGCCACGGCCTAGAAAAAGTCAACCTCGATATTGGCTTTGTGCCGCTCACCGCCTGCGCTCCCCTAGCGATCGCCCAAGAAAAGGGCTTCTTCACCAAGCATGGTCTCGATGAAGTGAAGCTGGTGCGGGAAACCAGCTGGCGCGGGATTGTGGATGGCATCAGCGGCGGCTATCTAGATGCGGCCCAAATGCCCTCGGGAATGCCGCTGTGGCTGACCTTAGGAGCCGAAGATACTCAGCCGCTCCCGGTGGTGAGCTCGCTGACGATGACTCGCAATGGCAACGCGATTACGCTGGCAAAGCGCTTCTACGACCAGGGAATTCACACCCTGGCCGATCTCAAGCGCCTGCTGCTGGACTCTCCCGAACAGCAGCACCGGTTTGGAGTCGTGCACCCGTCGTCGATGCACAACTTGCTCTTGCGCTACTGGCTGGCGGCGGCTGGCATCGATCCCGATCGCGATGTGCAGTTGCAGACGATTCCGCCAGCCCAAATGCTGGTCGATCTCAAGGCTGGCAGTATTGACGGATTTTCGATCGGTGAGCCCTGGAATCTGCGCAGTGCCATAGAAGGAGTGGGCATTACCGTGGCCACGGATCTGGAAGTGTGGCAGGGCCATCCTGGCAAGGTTTTGGGCGTGCGGGAAGACTGGGCCAATGCCTATCCCAATACCCACATTGCGCTGGTGAAGGCGTTGCTAGAAGCGGGTCAGTATTGCGCCGATCCGGCAAACGAAGCCGAAATTCGCCACATTTTGGCCCAGCGAGAATACCTGGCGACCAAAGAAGCCTATATTCACTTGGGAAGTCCTGATACCTTGGCCTGCAGTCTGGATCAGCCGATGCGGGAGGCGGCGCATCACCTGTTCTTCGGCAAAGGGGCAAATCGTCCTAGCCGGACTGAGCATCTCTGGCACATGGTCGAATTGGCTCGCTGGGGGTACACGCCTTTTCCGCGCAATTGGGTGGAAATCCTGGAGCGTGTTTGCCGAGTTGGGGTGTTCAGCACTGCGGCGCGGGAGTTGGGGCTTACGGATTTGTCTTACAGCAGTGGCCCGATCCAAATGTTTGACGGCACGGTATTCACCGCAGATGATCCGATTGCGTATCTCAATGGCCTGACGATCAAGCGCGATTTCACAATGGCGGATGTTGTCCTAGCCTCTAGCTCGGTGCTGGCAGCTTAGTCTATCAATTTAGACTTTCGTGATGGTTTCAGGTTCGTTTTAAGACCTTGTGTGTTGCAGGTAGTGGGGCCTAGGGCTTCTAGGCTCCTACGAATAAGTTTGCTGGCGGTTGAGGGCGTTTGGGGTTGGCTGTGCGATCGCACCTGCATAACTTCCATTAATTTCGATTAATTTCAGTCGACCTCGATGAGCCAGAAACATCAGCCCTGATTCGTTTGCAACCCATATCACCCAACTCTATCTATGATGACCCACTCTATGGCGAAATCAGCTTCGTTAGATCAGCTTCGCTCTGCCACCCAGCAGTCAGCAGATGACTATCTAGTCATTGAGAATCTGTCCAAGGTGTATCCCACGAGCAAAGGCCCGTACTCAGTTCTCCAGGATGTCAATCTGAGGGTTAATGCGGGTGAATTCATCTGCGTGATCGGCCACTCAGGCTGCGGCAAGTCAACTTTGCTGAACATGGTTTCTGGCTTTAATCAGCCGACTACTGGTCGGGTCGAACTGAAGGGAAAACCAATTCTCAAGCCGGGTCCAGACCGCATGGTGGTGTTTCAAAACTACGCCCTGCTGCCCTGGATGACAGCCTTTGAAAATATCTATTTGGCGATTGATTCGGTTCATCCGAATAAGTCGGTTGCTGAAAAGCGATCGCTGGTTCGAGATAGCCTAGCGCTTGTGGGGCTAACGGAGGCAGCCGACAAAAAGCCGTCCCAGATCTCTGGCGGTATGAAGCAGCGGGTCTCCATTGCACGCGCGCTAGCCATTCGTCCAGAGGTGCTTATTTTGGATGAGCCCTTTGGCGCTCTAGACGCCATCACCAAGGAGGAGTTGCAAGAGGAGCTGCTGAAGATCTGGAATGATCATCGCTGCACCGTTTTGATGATTACCCACGATATCGATGAGGCCTTGTTCTTGGCCGATCGGCTGGTGATGATGACCAATGGCCCGGCGGCGCAGATTGGAGAAATCATGACCATTCCCTTTCCTCGTCCCCGCAACCGAGTTGAAATCATGGAAGATCCCCAGTACTACGAATTACGAAATCAGGCGCTGGACTTCCTATACAACCGCTTTGCCCATGACGACGACGAGTAGGACAGCTTTATCTCTTTCCTACCGGTGGTGAAGAGGATCTAAGCCTCATTTGAAGTCCAGTTCATGGCTGCCCATGAGTATCCTCTTTGCCCTTAAATACGCTTTTCTTCTTTGAAGTTTTCTTGACTAGTTGCAAGTCTCCCCGCACCGCCCTTCCGGTGCGGTTTTTTTATGTCTGGAAGCTGTGCTGCATTTTGTGACTGGGGTAGAGCAACGCAGTATCCCGCGCGCTTTGCTCGTGAGAGGAGATCGGTTGGCTTCCGGAAAAGCTGAGTGCTATGCCGTAGGTATGCTGGACAATGTAGGCCATGGAGGCGCTGAGTTAGACAATCTAATCTTCAATGGCTTTTCAAACTATGTCGTCTTTAAGACTTTAGATATTCTGCAAAGATGACATGCTGCCCAGTAGCCTAAAGCTACAAAGACTGGAGCATTCTCTCAAAATTTCAGTTTCTCAAACTCAACCATTAACTAATGATCCTCAAACCTTATCTCATAGCATCGATTTCAACTCTGTTTTTAGGCGCGATCGCCGTCTCAGAGGTTCAGGCCGAACCGGGTAAGACTGTAGGCTCAGATGGTACGACGATCGGCATCAGTGGGGATGTATGGGTTCTGCGAACTCCTGTGTCTGACACGACTCAAAGCTTTTATGGTGGAAACCTGCGGGTTTATGACGTCCACATTGCCAAGATGGTCGAAGTGACGCATCAAGAGTGCAAAACGACCCCGAGCCGCGAAGATAGAATCTGGCGTTACATAGCGAATACTGATGAGTGGATGGGAGAGTTTCGGATTAGCTGCCAACTCGCGAATGACCTGGCGATCGCCTATGGCATGGGCAAACCTGAAATGACGTCCATCTTCATGGCAGAAGCCGACGAGCCGAGCACAACAGCTATTCCGACCCTGAATATCACGGGAGGCAAAGTTCAAAGCTGGATGCAATTTACGCAAAACTTCCAGCCCATTCGCTAAGCTCTGCGCTTGTCTAATGATCAGCCACTAGTTAGCCTTCCTTTGCTAGGTTGGCGTCAGCCATCTGCCACGTCATCTCTTGGCCTGCTCGCAAAGGGACAAGAGATGACTCGGTAAATGGAACCTCGTCGGGAACGCGCCAGGTCGTTTTGTTTAAAGTGATCTGCTCGGTGTTACGCGGGAGCTGATAGAAATCTGGCCCGTAGAAGCTGGCGAAGGCTTCTAGTTTGTCGAGGGCATCAACGCTCTCAAAAGCCTCTGCGTATAGCTCCATCGCGTGCAGGGCCGAATAGCAGCCCGCGCAGCCACAGGAGCTTTCCTTGCCATCGCGAGGATGGGGAGCGCTATCGGTGCCCAGAAAGAACTTGGGACTGCCAGAGGTTGCCGCTTGCAGAAGGGCGAGGCGATGCTCCTCACGCTTCAAAACGGGCAAGCAATAGAAATGGGGTCGAATACCGCCCTGAAAAATGGCATTGCGGTTGTAGAGCAAGTGCTGGGGCGTGATCGTTGCGGCGACGTTGTTGGCAGACAGAACGTACTGCACCGCATCGGAGGTGGTCACGTGCTCAAACACCACGCGCAGGTTTGGAAATTGCTCCTTCAAGGGGATCAAGTGTCGCTCGATAAACGCTTTTTCGCGATCGAACATATCAACGCCTTGATCGGTCACTTCTCCGTGCAGGAGTAAGGGCAGGTCTACCTCTTGCATTGCTTCAAAGACGCGATTGCACTTACGAATGTCGGTCACGCCGAAGTCTGAGTTGGTGGTTGCTCCGGCTGGGTAATACTTGACGGCTTTGACAAACTGAGACTCTTTGGCCCGGGTGATCTCTTGGGGGGTGGTGTTGTCGGTGAGGTAGAGCGTCATCAAGGGCTCAAAGCGCTGCCCCGCCGGAATGGCTGCCAGAATGCGATCGCGATAGGCCGCAGCATCGGCGACGGTGCGCACTGGGGGCTTTAGGTTTGGCATGACGATCGCGCGGGCAAACTGGCGCACGGTGTGGGGTAGTACCGCTTTCAGCGCCTCGCCGTCGCGTAGATGTAGATGCCAGTCGTCAGGTCGGGTGATCGTAAGTGTTTGCATCTCCCGATTATAGAACTGCTAGTGCTTTGTGATGCTCTGAGGAGAGTGGCGCTCAGGGCGATCGCGCGTTGTTGGGAAGGGGCGATCGCCAAGATTGTGTCTGAATACTCCAGACATTGAGCTGGCACTCATAAGGTGATTAGTTGAGGCTCACTCTGGCTGCATAAGGGCGATCGCTTTCTCTTTGGTGATTGCAGTTGGCAAGTGCTGAGGCAGGCAGGTTATCTTGTGATTAATCTGTCTAGATAAGTTAGTGATTTTGGCAAGCTGCATAGTCCGAAAACTAGAGAGCGTGAACCTATGCCAAATAAATATGAAGAAGCTTTTCAAAACGCCCGTCAGTTGGCTAAAAAATGACAGTACCAGGCAGCGATCGACGAGTATAGCCAGGCGATCGCGCTGAATCCTGAAATGGTAGAGGCTTATGTTTTTCGCAGTGCTGCATTTGCCATGATACCTGGGCAAGAGCACCGGGAAATCGAGGATGCTCGTAAGACCGCAGAGATCTTGAGGGCACGAGGAGATGAGGAGAGAGCCCAGTGTATGGACGCACAGGCGGAATCCGTTCAAGGAGTGATCGAAGAGCGCGAAATGGGCATTGAGTGACGGCTTCTCGTGTAGGCTAGAGCACAAAACTCAACATTGGCAAGATACTCTCTTCATACGCTCCAAAGTAGAGAACACTATGTTTGCTTGTCGCCGTAAAGAATCTGAAAATATGCGGAAAGATTCTCGCTAATCTGCTTAAACAGTGTACTGTGTGAAAAAATCGACACAAGTAGAAAATGAAGGTTATATTGCCTTACACTAACAGTTAGAGATTAAAAACATTGAGAGAAACTGGCACTCTAGCCCTGCGTTGGGGCCGATGAGCATTGTTAGTCTGACGATGCGGCCTTAGCGGAGTTCATGCTTCAAGACCGCTATTATGCAGCCTAATCCCCGTTTGGGAAGTGCTCAGAAAATTGCTGGTTAGACATAAACCTTGCTCCAATAATGTTGTCGAGATCTCATTGCCACTACTTCAATGATGTGAGTTCAATATGGAAAAACGTAAAACAATATGCTTTTCTGTGCCGGTATCTACTCTTATTCATGCAGCTGAAGAGAAGTTGAATGTCAAAATTCAGTTCTCCTATGCTGAACTAATGGAGAAAATACTTGACGATAATTCTTCCATCCCATTGATTTCAACGAATAAAATCTTTGAAGATTTTTTTGGTGGTGAAGATAAGAAAGAAAGATTAACAGTGATTAAGTGCTGTTTTGAGCAAAAATTCTTAAAAGAGCTAGTTGAGAACAAGCAAGATTACACTACATTTGTTGGCTGGAAAGATGCTCTGTCTTTAGCACTAGACTCAGATTATTGGTGTCTTAATATTCCTGCCACCTCTCAAGAAGATGAAGGCAAAAATGAAGATGCTGAAAATTAAACCATTCACTAAAGCTTCTTGTTGGAAGCTACACTTGTAGTGATAGAATTTTCAGCTTGTGTTAGAAGACTCAGTATGCTGAATCATTGAAGTAATAACTTATCTGCCAGTTCCTCTCTCAAACGCTTTGACCCAAGATCAGTCAATCGATAACGATCGTTAGACAATAGCACAATCTGCCGAAATTGTGGTGATGACAATTTTTGGAGAGCCTTTGTTACGGAAGATGAAGAATATTGAGCATAGCGACCAATTTCATAGCGGCTAAAACCAATCTCTCCAGCGTAGTGAAGAAGAATGATAATTTCTTCATCGGCATTTAAATCTGTTCTTTGAACAATTAGATTGTCCTCAAACTTTCCAATACAAGGAACGTCAAATTGAAGTAACTCACGTATTGTTTTAGCTACTTTATCCCTGTCACCTTGCCAGAAGATACGAAGCACTTCGTTTATACACCAACGTATAGACTCGATTACAAATTTTGAGTCCATATGATTAGGAGTATAGTGTGGGCTTATATGTACAGCACCGCGTTGGCTCCTAAATTTGTAGACTGTACGCAAAACACGTGTAAGGTGAAGTGCATTCTGTCGAGGTTGCATAGTATGTTGAACTTGATCATTCTCGATATACTTGCAACAATCGTCAAACGATTTAGAGTGGTTAAGATTGCCCGAATCGATATGATACAAAACTCTAGCAAGAACCTCACAGAACTGTCCTCCATCTAACTCTGCTGGTTCCCAGTCGCACTGAATGTATCGTCGCTCCATGGAAATAAATTCATCCATGAGTTGATTTGCAAGTAAGCAATCAACTGGAGGTGAGATACTTTGAACGATGAAGCTTCTTTCGGCTAACGCCATACATTAACCTCGTTTTTGATGAGCAATATGGTTTTAGACTAGTTAGCTTTGTTCAAGTGCTTTGGATATTAGTTCTTGAGCGCGTTTCTCCCCTTCCTGAGTTAGAAACCAAGCTGAGGGATTTTTAGTGGCGTCTTCAGAAACTAGAGCAACTTTGCCATTAGAACCTTTTGCTTTACCAAGATCACGATTGATGTAACCAGTCTTGAGTTGACCAGACTGGCGAAAATGTTTATTGAAAGTTGTAGAAATTTCCCTGCCTGTTAGCTCAGAAACACCAGCCTCTTTAGAAACAACATACAAAAGCCAAATTGATTTATTAGCAGTAGTCCAATCTTGTTGAGGGATCCCCCACTTCATAGAATCATGCTTCCAATCAATCGCAACTACTGAGTTTTTGCGGCTCGACGCTGATTTTGCAGAAGTTGTAGAACGTCGTCGGTTAACTTGTTTTCTCTGAGGTTTTGATTGTGATTCGAGTGTAACTTGAGGCAAAGTTTTATCCTCAATGATTTCACCCTCAGCTATTCCTGATGCTGGAAGTAACAATCCAGACATCTGTTGTCCTACTGCTTGAGCCATCAAAGGGACATCTTCCCGACTACCCTCGATTTCCAGTTCAAAGCCGGTCACTTTCAATTTAACCTTGAACTTATTAGCCACAAAGACCTCCTATGAAATTACTAAGTAACCAGTAACTAAACAAAACTTGCTTAAAAGTCCCAAGCTAATACGCTATATGTAGCTATTTGGACAAGCTAAGCACTATCCGTAGTGTTTAGCTGATCTTAACCGTGATGTACTGAATATTTGTCTAGAAAATGATTGCGAGAAGTACGGATTCCCGTACTTTTAAGAAAAAATTTTGGTAATGACAATATGCACGACCAATTTGTTCTATGAAGCTGTGCTAGGTCACCTTGATGCCGAACGCTGCATAGAAATCCTCTGCACCGGAACGCTGCAAGTGAGTTAGCTTGGTGTTTGAGCTTTCCTGTGTCCGGTGAGCTTGGTCGTTTGAGCAAAACTGAAACTTTATCTGTCGGTACCAAAATGCTGAACGTGGGATGATTTGGTTGCGAAAGCTGCCTGCAGCGGGTGAACTTGGTCGTTAAAGTGCTCTACCCAACGGCTCTCTATTTCAGCTTGGTGCGTATGCCAAAATCTGCGGTAGTGTGTTGACAGCGTTTTCCTACAGGCTCGATTCAAATGCCTGGTATGCAGATTTGGGAGGGCGCTGTCATTCGCCGTAGAGCAAAAGCAGGTGATGTATGGTCCAGCAGATTCTTCGGATCCGGCAAGATACTTTGTTCAAGCTGCGACCTGAGCCTGGGAGTACCCTGGCCGCCGAAGAGATCTATAGCGTGAAGGCGGGTACGACCTACGAGATTCAGTCCTATGCCTACGCTGACGCCAATGGCCCCTTTGATGGCCATATTAAATTTGCCTTAAAAAATACGAGTATTCGCAACCTCAACACCTGGTTTGTTTACAACCTCCACGTCCAGGTGGAATTTGACGGTAAGGTTGTCTATCCCCAAGAAGATCAAGAGAACTTACCGGTTCTCTACGTCACTCGCGACACGCTCCTCAAGCGCCGTCCGCTTCAGTCGTCGAACTTGTCCGCTGATGAAATCTACGAGATCAAGAGCGGCACATCCTATAGCCTGCATTCCTATGCCTATGCAGACGCTCAGGGAGACTTTAGTAGCCATATCCGATTTGCGCT
This genomic stretch from Geitlerinema sp. PCC 7407 harbors:
- the ntrB gene encoding nitrate ABC transporter permease, which translates into the protein MVTPAGIRTRRPNSSNSAQKIWKKYNNILLPVVGVLGFLIIWQLLSSLGFTKLPGPLSLVTETRTREMLMYPFYDRGGLDKGLFWQTLASLSRVAKGYLAAAVVGIGLGILVGTNQTLNKALDPIFQFLRMIAPLAWVPITLIALPNVQMAAIFVIFITAIWPILINTTVGVQQIPQDYKNVAQVLQISPRKYFFKILIPSALPYIFTGLRIAIGLAWLAIIAAEIVMSGVVGIGFFIWDAYQQNYVSEVILAVFYIGAVGLLLDRGMAYLQNWILPAEPK
- a CDS encoding nitrate ABC transporter ATP-binding protein (This model describes the ATP binding subunits of ATP-binding cassette (ABC) transporters for nitrate transport, or for bicarbonate transport, in bacteria and archaea.), whose product is MAVLVAVDQIDKVFPLSGGEEYIALKGIDLEIRKGEFVSLIGHSGCGKSTLLNMIAGLDLPSEGVVTLEGQRISRPGPDRMVVFQNYSLLPWMTVRQNIALAVDEVMRDLPAGERRSIIEQHIDMVGLRPHADKLPAMLSGGQKQRVAIARALATRPKLLLLDEPFGALDALTRGNLQEQLMRICEENQVTAVMVTHDVDEAVLLSDRIVMLTNGPGSQIGRILEVDIPRPRKRLDVVEHPSYYSLRSEMIYFLNQQKQVKKLRARKAAVVARHGLEKVNLDIGFVPLTACAPLAIAQEKGFFTKHGLDEVKLVRETSWRGIVDGISGGYLDAAQMPSGMPLWLTLGAEDTQPLPVVSSLTMTRNGNAITLAKRFYDQGIHTLADLKRLLLDSPEQQHRFGVVHPSSMHNLLLRYWLAAAGIDPDRDVQLQTIPPAQMLVDLKAGSIDGFSIGEPWNLRSAIEGVGITVATDLEVWQGHPGKVLGVREDWANAYPNTHIALVKALLEAGQYCADPANEAEIRHILAQREYLATKEAYIHLGSPDTLACSLDQPMREAAHHLFFGKGANRPSRTEHLWHMVELARWGYTPFPRNWVEILERVCRVGVFSTAARELGLTDLSYSSGPIQMFDGTVFTADDPIAYLNGLTIKRDFTMADVVLASSSVLAA
- a CDS encoding nitrate ABC transporter ATP-binding protein (This model describes the ATP binding subunits of ATP-binding cassette (ABC) transporters for nitrate transport, or for bicarbonate transport, in bacteria and archaea.), which translates into the protein MAKSASLDQLRSATQQSADDYLVIENLSKVYPTSKGPYSVLQDVNLRVNAGEFICVIGHSGCGKSTLLNMVSGFNQPTTGRVELKGKPILKPGPDRMVVFQNYALLPWMTAFENIYLAIDSVHPNKSVAEKRSLVRDSLALVGLTEAADKKPSQISGGMKQRVSIARALAIRPEVLILDEPFGALDAITKEELQEELLKIWNDHRCTVLMITHDIDEALFLADRLVMMTNGPAAQIGEIMTIPFPRPRNRVEIMEDPQYYELRNQALDFLYNRFAHDDDE
- the pyrC gene encoding dihydroorotase; this translates as MQTLTITRPDDWHLHLRDGEALKAVLPHTVRQFARAIVMPNLKPPVRTVADAAAYRDRILAAIPAGQRFEPLMTLYLTDNTTPQEITRAKESQFVKAVKYYPAGATTNSDFGVTDIRKCNRVFEAMQEVDLPLLLHGEVTDQGVDMFDREKAFIERHLIPLKEQFPNLRVVFEHVTTSDAVQYVLSANNVAATITPQHLLYNRNAIFQGGIRPHFYCLPVLKREEHRLALLQAATSGSPKFFLGTDSAPHPRDGKESSCGCAGCYSALHAMELYAEAFESVDALDKLEAFASFYGPDFYQLPRNTEQITLNKTTWRVPDEVPFTESSLVPLRAGQEMTWQMADANLAKEG